AATAGACGAACATATCACAGCCCTATTACTACTAGTTTAAGATAAAATAATAAAAAAAATAAAAAAAGATTGTTGGAAAGCTTATTTTTCTAGTTGCTTTCGCAAATCTGCGTATGTTGCTTTGATGTCCTCGATTGAGCCTTCATCTTCAATAGTTGAAGTGTCACCCAATGGAGCACCAGTCAACACTGCCTTTAGCAGTCTACGCATGATTTTACCGCTTCTTGTCTTTGGTAGCTTGTTAACAAACACAACTGCTTCAGGAGTAGCGATTGGACCAATGGTAGCGCGAACGTGCTTTATGAGTGTGGTGCGTAGTTCATCTGATGGACTAAATCCGCCTCGCAAAACAACAAATGCAACTGGAACTTCGCCTTTAACTGCGTCTTCTTTGCCCATGACTGCTGCTTCAGAGACTGATTCGTGTGCAACAAGTGCAGATTCGAGTTCGACAGTGCCGATTCTGTGACCTGCAACTTTGAGGACTTCATCTGCTCTTCCAAGTAGCCAGAAGTACCCGTCAGGGTCTCGGATTGCATAGTCGCCGACATAGTATATGCCTGGCCATCTGCCGAAGTATGTTTGTTTGAAGCGGTCGGGGTCTTTCCAGATTGTTTGTAGCATTCCTGGCCAAGGTGACTTGATTACTAGGTAGCCTTTGGTTCCTTGTGGGACTGATTGTCCTTTATCATCGAAGATGTCAACGTTAACTGCTGGCAAGGGTAGTGTTGCTGAACCTGGTTTTAGCGGTGTTAATTCTATGCCTGATGCAGGAGAAATCATAAATCCGCCTGTTTCAGTTTGCCACCAAGTGTCGATGATTGGTAATTTTTCTTTGCCGATTACGCGGTAGTACCATTTCCATGCTTCTGGGTTGATTGGTTCGCCGACTGAGCCGAGTTCGCGTAGGCTGCTGAGGTCGTGCTTGTTGACCCATTCTTCGCCGAATTTCATGAACATACGTACTGCGGTTGGTGTACCGTAGAGGATGTTTATGCCGTGGCGTTCGATCATGTCCCACCAGCGGTCTTGTGCAGGGAAGTCGGGAGTTCCTTCGAATAGGAAGGCAGTGAGACCATTGCTGAGTGGAGAGTAAACGTTGTATGTGTGTCCAGTGATCCATCCGATGTCTGCAACACACCAGTAAATGTCCTCATCAGTTGGGTTAAATGCCCATTTGAGAGTCCAGTGTGCCCAAAGGAGGTAGCCGCCTGTTCCGTGCTGGACGCCTTTTGGTTTGCCTGTGGTTCCTGAAGTGTAGAGGATGAACAGTGGGTCGGTTGATTTCATGCTTTCTGGTTCAACATATGCATTAGCGCCTGCTTGTGCTAGGGCATCGCTGTACCAGACGTCTTTTTCGCCCATTTGGATTTCTTGACCTGTACGTTTGACAACGATAACTTTTTCAACGTTTGGCATGTTTGGCAGTGCACGGTCAGCGTTGTTTTTGATTGCAACTGGTTTGCCTCTGCGGAATGAGCCATCAGCAGTTACAAGGATTTTTGCGCCGCAGTCATTAACACGGTCTGCCAATGCTTCAGCACTAAAACCAGAGAACACAACTGCATGTACTGCACCAATTCTTGCACAGGCAAGCAGTGTAATTGGGAGCTCGGGAATTACTGGCAGAAACACTGCGACACGGTCGCCTTTTTGGACGCCGAGGTCTTTGAATGCTTTTGCAAGTTTGTTTACTTCACGGTAGAGTTGATAATAAGTGTAGGTTTTTACTTCGCCCATTTCGCCTTCCCATATGTAGGCGAGCTTGTTTTTGCGTGCGCCTTTAACGTGCCTGTCCAGCGCGTTATAACATATGTTTAGTTCACCATCTGGGAACCACTTGTAGAATGGCGGGTTTGAGTCATCGAGCACTTTACTAAATGGCTTAAACCAGTCAATTGCTTTTGCTTTTTCGGACCAATACTCTTGAGGGTTTTTAATGGCATTTTCCCATTCAGCTTTGCGTTTATCTCCAGAAGAAACTTGAACGCTGCCTGGGCTGTATTTTTCGTCGAAAGGTAAACTAGCTTCTGACATGTTCTCAACCTTGAGTTGGGGACAGAAATAAAACTTAAAGAATATAAGCTTTTTCAATTAATGCAATCTTAGAAAAAATCCAAAATCAAATACAACTGAAAACTGAAAAATCGTGCTATTGTGCTTTTGTGGGCGTTCAAGGGTTCAACAGCTCACAAAGGAAGCTACGCCGATTTTGTGTTGCAATCAATGGCTGTTTTATGGAAACTATTTTTTAGGCGCACCTAAATCTTTATATGTCTTCGCGACTGGAAATTTAGGTGAACCTAAAAACAGGGGGAGAGAACAAATGGAACAATCAACCCAAAACTACCTAAAAGCCATATACAGCCTATCCAAAAACGGCGATTTAGTCAGCACCACCCAAATCAGCCAAAAACTAAACGTTGCCCCAGCCAGCGTAACAGAAATGCTCAAAAAACTAGCCCAAGAAAACTACATAAACTACTCACCCTACCACGGTAGCACCCTAACAGACAAAGGCACCCGTGAAGCAAAAAAAATCACCCGAAAACACCGCTTACTCGAAACATTTCTCTCCGACGTTTTGCACATCGGAAAAGACAAAGTACACAGTCAAGCATGCGAGCTTGAACATGCACTTTCTGATGAAGCAGAAGAATCCCTGTGCAGATTACTAAAACACCCCGATACTTGCCCAGACGATGGCAAACCCATCCCTGCTTGCAACTTGCCTTTCACCAGTTGTGAAGAATGCATTGAACTGCACAAAAAAGGCTTAGAAGAGGTAGGAAAACGTAAAGAAAACTTGGTTGCTTTAACAGAACTCAAGACTGGACAGTCAGGAAAAATCGCATTCATCCGAGGCGGTCACCATGTTCTTCAGCGCCTTTTAGACATGGGTTTAACCCCCAACACAAAAATCACACTCATAAAAATTGCCCCGTTTGATGGCCCCATCGAAGTTTCTGTTCGAGGCTCAAAACTTGCAATAGGCAGAGGCATAGCGTCAAAAGTTTTCGTAGACCCCCACAGCGAAAAACAGTAAGGAGACAAATCAAATGTTTCACAACAACAAAAACAGCAAACAACCCATCAAAGGCAAGCACTTAACCATCGCCCTAGCTGGAAACGCTAACGTGGGTAAAAGCGTAATCTTTAACCGATTAACGGACTCTGACCAAATCGTAGGCAACTGGCCAGGCAAAACCGTTGACCGCGCAGAAGGTACACTACACTTTGAGGACCACGAAGTCACCTTAATTGATTTGCCAGGTATTTACTCCTTTTCTACGTTTTCCATGGAAGAGTTAGTTTCACGAGACTACATTGCACTTGAGAAGCCTGATGCAGTTATCAACGTGGTTGATGCTTCGATTTTAGAGCGGAACCTGTTTTTCACAATTCAACTGATGGAAATGGGTGTTCCCTTAATTGTGTGCCTAAACCAAGTGGACGTAGCCAAAAACAAAGGCATAAACAT
The Candidatus Bathyarchaeota archaeon genome window above contains:
- the acs gene encoding acetate--CoA ligase; protein product: MSEASLPFDEKYSPGSVQVSSGDKRKAEWENAIKNPQEYWSEKAKAIDWFKPFSKVLDDSNPPFYKWFPDGELNICYNALDRHVKGARKNKLAYIWEGEMGEVKTYTYYQLYREVNKLAKAFKDLGVQKGDRVAVFLPVIPELPITLLACARIGAVHAVVFSGFSAEALADRVNDCGAKILVTADGSFRRGKPVAIKNNADRALPNMPNVEKVIVVKRTGQEIQMGEKDVWYSDALAQAGANAYVEPESMKSTDPLFILYTSGTTGKPKGVQHGTGGYLLWAHWTLKWAFNPTDEDIYWCVADIGWITGHTYNVYSPLSNGLTAFLFEGTPDFPAQDRWWDMIERHGINILYGTPTAVRMFMKFGEEWVNKHDLSSLRELGSVGEPINPEAWKWYYRVIGKEKLPIIDTWWQTETGGFMISPASGIELTPLKPGSATLPLPAVNVDIFDDKGQSVPQGTKGYLVIKSPWPGMLQTIWKDPDRFKQTYFGRWPGIYYVGDYAIRDPDGYFWLLGRADEVLKVAGHRIGTVELESALVAHESVSEAAVMGKEDAVKGEVPVAFVVLRGGFSPSDELRTTLIKHVRATIGPIATPEAVVFVNKLPKTRSGKIMRRLLKAVLTGAPLGDTSTIEDEGSIEDIKATYADLRKQLEK
- a CDS encoding metal-dependent transcriptional regulator encodes the protein MEQSTQNYLKAIYSLSKNGDLVSTTQISQKLNVAPASVTEMLKKLAQENYINYSPYHGSTLTDKGTREAKKITRKHRLLETFLSDVLHIGKDKVHSQACELEHALSDEAEESLCRLLKHPDTCPDDGKPIPACNLPFTSCEECIELHKKGLEEVGKRKENLVALTELKTGQSGKIAFIRGGHHVLQRLLDMGLTPNTKITLIKIAPFDGPIEVSVRGSKLAIGRGIASKVFVDPHSEKQ